CTGCGTGAGCTGCAGGTGTTCGTCGCGGCGGTCGAGACAGGATCGTTCACCGACGCCGCCATCGAGTTGCACATCTCGCAGGCCGCCGTCTCCCGGACGATCGCCTCACTCGAGCGCGGTGTCGGTTTCCAGCTGCTGCGCCGGATCCCGCGCGGCTGCGAACCGACCAACGCCGGCCTGCAGGCCCTGCCGCACGTGCGCCGGGTGCTGGGCGAGGCGGAGCGTTTCGAGCGATTCCTGCACACCCGACACGCCCACCTCCGGCTCGGGTACGCCTGGGCGGCGCTGGGGCGCCATACCGCACCGTTGCAGCGCCAGTGGGCCCGGCAACACGAGGAGGTCGAACTCGAACTGGTCCGGCACAACTCTCCGACGGCGGGGTTGGCGGACGGTGCCTGCGATGTGGCGATCGTGCGCCGCGAGATCGACGGACGCCGGTTCGGCTCCGTCATCGTCGGGTTGGAGGACCGGCTCGTCGCGTTCGCCGCGGACGACCCGCAGTGGGCCGGCCGGCGACGACTGACCATGGCCGAGATCGCCGACCGCACGGTCGTGATCGACCTGCGGTCCGGGACCACGAGCGAGGAGCTGTGGCAGCACGCAGCCAAGATGCCGCGGTTCACCGAGACCACCGACGTCGACGCCTGGCTCGACGTCATCGCCGCGGGTCGCGGCGTCGGCACCACCGCAGAAGCGACCGCCCATCACCATCCTCGGCCCGGGGTGAGCTACCGCCGCATCACGGACGGCCCGCGCATCCCGGTCCGGCTCGCGTGGTGGCGTGACGAACGCCCGCCGGGGCTCGCGGACCTCATCGACGCCGTCACCCGCCTCTATGCGGACTCCGGGAAGTAGCCCGGCCAAGGTTGCAGGCCGTCCTATGACGAAGCAGGGCACGCCGATTCGGCGTGCCCTGCGGTCGAAGAGTTCGTCGTCTCAGCGGATCACCATCCGCGCTCGGCGAGTCGGTGCGGCTGCGCGATGTCCTCGACGTTGATGCCGACCATGGCCTCGCCCAGGCCACGCGAGACCTTCGCGATGACGTCGGGGTCGTCGTAGAAGGTCGTCGCCTTGACGATCGCCTCGGCGCGCTGCGCCGGGTTGCCCGACTTGAAGATGCCCGAGCCGACGAAGACGCCCTCGGCGCCCAGCTGCATCATCATCGCCGCGTCCGCGGGAGTGGCGATGCCACCGGCGGTGAAGAGCACGACCGGGAGTTTGCCGGCGGCCGCAACCTCCTTCACGAGCTCGTATGGCGCCTGCAGCTCCTTGGCTGCGACATACAACTCGTCCTCGGGGAGGTTCTGCAGGCGGCGGATCTCCTGGCGGATCTGCCGCATGTGGGTCGTGGCGTTCGAGACGTCACCGGTGCCGGCTTCGCCCTTCGAACGGATCATCGCTGCGCCCTCGGTGATGCGGCGCAGCGCCTCACCCAGGTTGGTCGCACCACAGACGAAGGGAACGGTGAACTCCCACTTGTCGATGTGGTTGGCGTAGTCGGCCGGGGTGAGCACCTCCGACTCGTCGATGTAGTCGACGCCGAGGCTCTGCAGCACCTGCGCCTCGACGAAGTGACCGATCCGCGCCTTGGCCATCACCGGGATCGAGACGGCCTCGATGATGCCGTCGATCATGTCCGGGTCGCTCATCCGCGAGACGCCACCCTGGGCGCGGATGTCGGCGGGGACCCGCTCAAGCGCCATGACCGCGACAGCACCGGCGTCCTCGGCGATCTTCGCCTGGTCCGGCGTGACGACGTCCATGATGACGCCGCCTTTCAGCATCTCCGCCATACCGCGCTTCACTCGGGCGGTGCCGGTCTCGGTCACGTTCGTCACTTCGGGGACTCCTTGCTGAGGTCTGGGGACACTCCCAGGATACGGCGCGCGAAAGGCAGCTTCATGCCAAGAGGGCCGACATGACACGATCCGGCCACGGCATACCCCGGCCACCGAACGCCCGCACGCCCACGCGACAGGCCCAGAACGCACCGAGAGGCCCAGTAATACCCCTGATTTTCGGGGATTTCGAGCGCTATTGGTGAGCCTGTCGGCGGTTGGTGAGCCTGTCGGCAGGGGTTGGTCAGAGGCCGTCGGGGAGGCGGTCGTCGAACTCCACCGTGATCGGCAGCGGGGTGTGACCGGCCAGGCCGAGGAACCGTACCTGCGGTCGCTGCCGCAGCCGGCGCACGTCCCGGACCGCCTCGTTGTGGAAGCGGCGGGCGATCTGCACCCTTTGACCGGCCGAGCGCAGGTGCTCGACGATCTCCGGCCAGCCGTCGTTCTCGTCCCGCAACTCGGCGACCACATCCGTGCTCAGTGTCGTGCACAGCACCTGGGTGAGGGTCGACTCGGTCTGCGCGCGGTCCGCCCCGATGCCGTCGGCCCGCACCCCGCCGCCCAGCGTCGCCACGTCCGCGGCCTCCAGCGAGGCGCTCGCCGCGTCGGCCAGCAGCGCGGCGCTCGCCGGGTCGAGCGCGCCGGACCCAGCGACCTCGCGCACCACCTCGGCCCGACGCACCAGTTGGGCGTCCAACGACGAGACCGAGCCCTCGACCTTGGTGTGCAAGCGGTCGAGACGGGCGGCGGTGTAGGAGAGATACCAGGCCAGCAACGCGATCACGGCGATGACGACCGAGGTCCAGGCGAGCAGCCCCATCAGCTACGACCCCGCATCACGCGCCTGCCGCGACTGGCTGAAATCGTCTGCACCGCACCAGGATTCGCAGCCCGACACGTTTCGTAGACGTCCATGACATCCGATGAGACCCGGGACCAGTCATAGTCCCTGGCCCGTATGGCGCCCGCGGCCGCCAGCGCGGACCGGCGTCCCGGTTCGGCCAGCAGACCGAGCACCGTCTGCGCCAGCGACGCCGGGTCGGCGGTCCGGAAGAGCGCCCCGGCCCGGCCCTGGTCCAGCACGTCCGCGAACGACGGCAGATCGCTGGCCACCACCGGGACCCCGGCACTCATCGCTTCCACCAGGATGATGCCGAAACTCTCCGCGCCGGTGTTCGGCGCGACATACGCATCGACCGATCGCAGGAGTGACGACTTGTCCTGCTCGCTGACCAGGCCGAGGAACTCGGTCGCGGCCCGCACCCGGTCGCTCATGCCGCGCAGGGCTTCGCGCGGGTCCCCGGGGCCCGCGACGAACAGCCGCAACCCAGGGACGGCGTCCAACAGGTGCGGCATGGCGTCGAGCAGCACGGCGAGTCCCTTGCGCGGCTCCTCCAGCCGCCCGAGGAAGGCCAGCGTCGGCCGCTCCGGGCTCCCCTGCCAGTGCGGTGTCAGCGGCGCGGAGGCGAAGCGATCGACATACACGCCGTTGGGGATGATCACCGCATCGGCGGCGCCCTCGTGCCGGTGAATGGTGCGTAAAGCCTCGCGGGACACCGCAATTCGTCCGCTGAGCTTCTCCAGTTGCGGTTCCAGCAGCGGCATGATCGTGAGCAGCGCGCGCGACCGCATGGTGCTGGAGTGGAAGGTGCCGACGACGGCCCCGTCCGCGGCCATCATCGCCAGCATCGACAGGCTCGGGGAGAACGGTTCGTGCACGTGCAGCACGTCGAACCCGCCGCGGTCGATCCACCGGTTGACCCGGGCCGCGGTGACCGGACCGAAGAGCAGTCGCGCCACCGATCCGTTGTAGGGCACCGGAACCGCACGCCCGGCGGAGTCGACGTACGGCGGCAGGTCGTCGTTCTCGTCCGAGGGCGCGAGCACCCGCACGTCGTGCCCCCGCGACAGCAGGTGCTCGGCCAGGTCCCGCACGTGGAACTGGACTCCCCCGGGCACGTCGAACGCGTACGGGCTGACCATGCCGATCCTCATTGAGCAACCCGCGAAGAATCGGATCCGGTGAGAAAGACGCGTTGCATCATGTGCCAATCCTGCGTCCGCTCCCTGATGGTCTCCCCCAGCGAATCCATGCACTGCTGCGTCATCTCACCGACCTGCGCCCGCACCGATCCGACACCCGACGCCGTCACCCGCGGCCCGAAACGGGCAACCACCCGGTGCGCAGCGCGCCCCGGGATCGGCTCGTACGTGACGGCCAGCGGGAAGAGCGCGGCGCCGGTCTGCATCGACAGCAGCGCCGGTCCGATCGCCGCCCGGCTGCGGTGCCCGCACAGGTCGACCTCGACACCGGTGCGGGACAGGTCGCGGTCGGCGAGCAACGGCACGAAACCACCGGCCGAAATCGCCTGCCGCAGCTGCGGATAGACGTTGTCGCCGCCCGTCAGCGGCAGGATGCGCATCCCGAGCGACTCGCGGAACTCGACGAACGCGTCGAAGACCGACTCCGGTTTGAGTCGCTCCGCGACCGTCGTCACCGGCGCGAAATGGTGCGTCGCCCACGCGCCGCAGTGGTCCCAGTTGCCCAGGTGTCCCAGGAAGAGGATCAGCGGCTCGCCCCGGTCCAGAACCGCTTGCGCCTCGGCGCTGTGCCCGGTCAACCGGATGCGTTCGACGAGCGTGTCGGGTGTTTCTCGCGGCAGCCGGAACGCGTCACACCAATAGCGCAGGTATGACGAAAGGCCTTCCAGCACCAGCTGATCCAGCTCCGCTACGGACAGTTCGGGGCGGACCGTCGCGTAGTTGGTGCGCAGCTGTTCGACCGACCGGCCGCCACGCCGGTACATCAGGTGCGCCACCTGGTCGAAGGCGCCGTACGCGAGGCGTTCCGGCATACGACACACCAGGCGCCAGGCGGCTCGGTAGGCGAAGCCTTCCGCGCGCTCCCGCAGGGTCACTTCGGCAGTTCCCCGGCCCCGCCCAGCGCCTGGGCACGCACGGTGAGCATCCGCTGCAGCACGGTCACGAAACTGGCGACCGCGAGCAGACCGAGCACCACCCCGAGCACCGCCGTCGGCAGGTGCAGCCACGGGATGCCGACCAGGCCGGTGAAGACCAGCACGGCGACCAGCCGCTCGGACCGCTCGGCGATGCCGACGTTGGCCGTCATACCCAGGCCCTCGGCGCGTGCCTTCGAATAGGACACGACCATCCCGAGGATCAGGCAGGCCAGTGCCAGCCCGGCCATGACGAGGTTGTCGCCGTCGCCGGCGTACCAGAGCACCAGCGCGCCGAAGATCGCCGCGTCGGCGACCCGGTCGAGGGTGGAGTCGAGGTAGGCGCCCCACACGCTGGAGCGGCCCGACATGCGCGCCATGTTGCCGTCGAGCGTGTCGGAGAAGATGAACACCGTGATGACGACGGTGCCCCAGAAGAACTCACCGCGCGGGTAGAACGCGAGCGCGCCGACGCAGACGCCGAGCGTGCCGACGATCGTGACGATGTCGGGCGAGATGCCCAGCCGCAACAGAAGTTTGGCCAGTGGCGCGAAGAATTTGGTGATCGCCGCCCGGGCGTAACGGTTGAGCATGGTGCTGCCAAGGTTACCGGTGAGTCGTGTTCAGTCCTGCGGCCAGGCTTCGGCGAGCCGCGCTCTGGTGTCCTCCAGCAGCACCGGGAGCGCCTTGGTCTGGCCGACGATGGGCAGGAAGTTGGAGTCGCCCGCCCAGCGCGGCACGACGTGCTGGTGCAGGTGTGCGGCGACGCCGGCCCCGGCGACCTCCCCCTGGTTCATGCCGAGGTTGAAGCCGTGTGGCGCGGACGCCGCCTTGAGCGCCCGGATCGTCTGCTTGGTGAGTGCGGTGAACTCGGCCGTCTCCTCCTCGGTCAGGTCCAGGTAGGCCGGGATGTGCCGGTTGGGGCAGATCAGCAGGTGCCCGGGGTTGTACGGAAAGAGGTTGAGTATGACGAAACAGGTGCTCCCGCGGTGCACGATGAGCGCTTCCTCGTCGGTCTTGCCCTGCGCCGCGCAGAACGGGCACGCGCCGTTGTCGTCGTGCTCGGGCTTGTCGGCCTCGATGTAGGCCATCCGGTGCGGCGTCCACAGCCGCTCGAAACCGTCGGGCACCCGGGCGAAGTCGCTCTCCGGCTCGACCCCACCCTCCGGGGTCCTTCGCGCGGCCCCGGGGTCCATCTGCTGCGGCATACCGGCGATCGTATGCCGAACCGGCGCGGAACAAGCGCAGCCCACCCCTGGTTGTGCTGACCGAAGGATCGACACAGCAAGGAGAAACGATGCCGCTGCAGGGTGAATACGCCGAGGAGAAGACCGGCTGGGTGAAGGACCAACTCGCCACCATCGACGAGACCGGCACAACCGAGTCGGTGGGCATCAAGGGTATGGCGGTGGTCGTCTTCACCATGCGGGGCGCCAAGTCCGGCAAACTGCGTCGGGTGCCGCTGATGCGGGTCGAGCACGACGGCGTCTACGCCGCGGTCGCATCCAAGGGCGGTGCGCCCGAACATCCCGCGTGGTACCACAACATCAAGACCAACCCTCAAGTTGAGGTTCAGGACGGTACGTCCACCCACGACGGTGTCGCGCGCCAGATCAGCGGCGCCGAGCGCGAGGAGTGGTGGGAGCGCGCCGTGGCCGCGTACCCGCCGTACGCCGAGTACCAGACCAAGACCGACCGGCTCATCCCGGTCTTCCTGATCGAGCCTGCCTAGGACGTCGGCAGCCGGTCGGTCAGCACCAGCTGCATCAGCGTGTCCTGCGGGCTGCCGAAGCCGGCCCGCCGGTAGAACGACCGCGCCTGGTCGGTCGCGTTGAGTTGCAGGCGGTAGAGCCCGCGCCCTTTGGCCCAGTCGACGACCTCGCGCATCAGCCGCTCACCGAGGCCGTGACCGCGCAGTTCGGGCACCACGTAGAAGCCGCTGATGTGCATCCACCCGCCGGTGGGCCGGCGCAGGCTCGGCAGGCTGGTCGCCAGGATGCCGAGCACGAAGCCGACCGGGTCGCCGGTGGAGCGGCGGGCGATCCAGGCCGGCCGGGCCTCACCTTGCTCGATCCACGCCGAGGCGAACTCGTCGAGGAAGCCTTTGCGGTTCGGCGCGCCGCCCTCCAGGTCCCAGCGCAGCGTCATACCGGCCAGCACCAGGGCGTCCTGCGCGGTGGCCCGCTCGATGCGGACGTCGTCCAGCTCGTCGCTCACGTGTCGCAGTTTTCCATGCGGACGGGCACTCCGTGCACGATCCGTCGTTCCGGCGCAGCCTTTCAGCCGCGCCGAGACGCGACGACGTGGGCTCGCGGTTCCCGCAGCACCGATACGGATGGATACGTTTGCGCTAAACCGTATCCATCCGTATCAGCCGCGGGTAGACGCGCGTCGCGTTCTCGGAGAACACCTGCTGCCGGACGGCGTCGGTGACGGGTGCCGCGTCGACGTACCGCTTGGTGTCGTCGAAGTAGTGACCTGTGCTCGGGTCGATCCCGCGTACCGCACCGATCATCTCCGAGCCGAACAGGATGTTGGCCGGGTCGAGCACGGTGAACATCAGGTCGATCCCGGGCTGGTGATAGACGCACGTGTCGAAGAAGACGTTGCGCATCAGGTGCTCCTCCAGTGCCGGCTTGCCGAGCATGTCGGCCAGCCCGCGGTAGCGACCCCAGTGGAACGGTACGGCGCCGCCGCCGTGCGGGATGATCAGCCGCAGCGACGGGAAGTCGGCGAACAGGTCGCCCTGCAGCAGTTGCATGAAGACCGTCGTGTCGGCGGCCAGGTAGTAGCCACCGGTGGCGTGGAAGGCCGGGTTGCAGCTGGCCGAGACGTGCACCATCGCGGGCACGTCCAGCTCACACAGCCGCTCGAACAACGGATACCAGTAGCGATCGGTGAGCGGTGGCGCGGTGAACCTCCCGCCGCTGGGATCGGGGTTGAGGTTGCAGCCGATGAAACCCTGCGCGACGCACCGGTCCAACTCGGCGATGGCCGCGTCGAGCGGTTGGCCGGGGCTCTGCGGCAGCTGACACGCTGCCGCGAAACTGCCCGGGAACAACCCGGCGACCCGAGCGATCAGGTCGTTGCATGCCCTGGCCCAGGCGATGTTCGCCGGGAGGTCGCCCTGGTGGTGCGCCATCGCGGACGCGCGCGGGGAGAAGATGGTCAGATCCGCACCCCGTTCCTGTGCCAGCCGCAGCTGGTTGTCCTCGACGGAGGCACGGATCTGGTCGTCACTGATGACCGGGTATGGCGGTGCGCTCGCGCCGGCCTGCAGGGCGCTGAGTTGGTCCAGACGCCACTGAGTGTGCGCGGCGGGGACGGTGGTGTAGTGGCCGTGGCAGTCGATGATCATCAGGCGATCTCCCGGTCGGCGGGTGCGAGCTGGAACGCGTCGATCAGGGCGACCAGGTCCGGTTCGCCCGGCAGCAGGTTCCCGTGCGCGGCGGCCCATCGCTGCCGGTGCACCGTGGCGCCCGCCATCCACGGCTCGACGCCCACGTCCCGGACCGTCGTCGCGGCCTCCTCCATCTCCTCGGCCCGCCGGACCCCGTGCTGGACCGAGCGGGCGACGAAGTAGGCGGCGATCTGCTCCCAGTCGGCGTCCGGGAGGATGTTGGACAACGAGGCCAGGACGTCACGTTCGACGCCGTACTGCCGGGCCGCCAGCAACGACTCGGTGAACAACGCCTCCAACCCCTTGACGACCACCGAGCGGCACAGCTTGGTGGCCGCCGCCCGACCGACTCGGTCGGACACCACGCGCACCCGGGAGAAACCCCAGCGGTCCGCGTCGGCCGCAAACTCCGCCGCGTGCGGGCCGCCCAGCAGGAACGACGACGCGATCCGGTGCGGCTCGATCGGTGACATCAGTCCGGCCTCGACATACCGGCCGCCCGCCCGATCGATCGACTCCGCAGACTGCTGCTTGTGCCCCGGCGAGGACGAGTTGACGTCGACGAACCAGGCCCCGGGCGCGATGCCGACGGACGCCGCCCGAGCCGCCTCGACCGAGCGGGCCGCCGTGACGGCACAGATCACCAGGTCCGCACCGGCCACGGCCGCCGGGGCCGAGGACGCCGGCGGCAGGCCGAGGTCGCGCGCGTTTCGGGACGCGGTGCTCATCTCGTCGGCGAACGCCACGTCCCACGCAGCGCAGTCGACGTCGCCGGTGCCGCGCAGGTCCTCGACCATCACCCGGCCGACCTCGCCCAGACCGATCACGGCGACCCGCTGCGCATGCCCCACGACAACTCCTCGCAAACTGGAAACACGATTGTTGATAATACTAGCCGATAATTCTGTTCGTCTAGACTGTGCCGACGATCGCACGAGAGTCGGACGCCGGCTCGGAGAGGGGACCCACCCATGGCCGCTGCCACCAGGAAGCTTCGTTCCGGCCAGGAGGCCAAGCAGCTCGTGGTCCAGGGACTGCGGGACGCCATACTCGCCGGCGACATGGCCCCCGGCCAACGTCTGGTGGAGTCCGAGCTGATGGAGACGTTCGGGGCGACCCGCGGCAGCGTGCGCTCCGCGATCGACGACCTGGCCGCCGAAGGCCTGGTCGAGCGGATACCCAACCGCGGCGCGCGCGTCCGCCGGGTGTCCCTCGAGGAGGCGATCGCCATCCTGGAATGCCGCGCCGTCCTGGAGGGGCTGCTCGCCTCCCGCGCCGCGACCCGGGCCACCGACGCCCAGATCGCCCAGTTGGTGGAGCTGGGCGAGCGGATGACCGAGGCGGTGCGCGGCGGCGATGTCGGCAGCTACTCGCGACTGAACTCCCAATTGCACGAGACCGTTTCCGAACTCGGCGAGCAACAGGTCGCCACCGGGCTGATCGGGCGGTTGCGCGCACAGATCGTGCGCCACCAGTTCCGGCTGTCGATGCGACCAGGCCGCCCGCAGGTGTCCATCAAGGAGCACCTGGCGATCATCCGCGCCATCGAGAAGCGTGACCCGGAGGCCGCGGACCGCGCCGCCCGGGCCCATGTGCACAGCGTGATCGACGCCCTCGTGGAGATCGACCGCGAGGCGTCCTCCAACGTCTCCGCCTAGTAAGTGTCACACCGAGGTGCGGTGTCACACTTGCTGGTATGCCGACCACGAAGCCCCGCCACGCGGTGACCGAGACGCCCGAGGTCTCCGCGGCGCTGCACGCCGCCGCCCGGAGGTGGCCGCAGGATCGTGACAAGCCAGCTCGACTCTTGCGGCACCTGATCGACGAAGGCTTCAAGAGCATCGAGCCTGAAGCCGCCGATCGTGGGAACGACCGCCTCGCCGCCCTACATCGCATCAGCGGCTCCTACACCGGCCTGTACGAACCTGGGTACCTCGAAGACCTGCGGGCGGAGTGGCCTTCGTGATCGCATTGGACGCAGGAGTGCTCATCGCCCTGTTCGATGCGAACGACGCTCATCACGCAGCCGCCGAAGAGATGTTCGCAATCAACCCGTCCGAGCCCATGACGATCGGCCCGATCAACCAAGCCGAGGTTCTCGCGCGCGCGGCTCGTGAGAACCGCGACCAGCAGATGCTGGCCGATCTGCGTGCGCTTGGCATCACGACCACGGCACTTCCTGACGACGCTGCGACCCGGCTGGCTCGCTTGCGGGC
This genomic window from Flexivirga oryzae contains:
- a CDS encoding LysR family transcriptional regulator, with translation MNWTLRELQVFVAAVETGSFTDAAIELHISQAAVSRTIASLERGVGFQLLRRIPRGCEPTNAGLQALPHVRRVLGEAERFERFLHTRHAHLRLGYAWAALGRHTAPLQRQWARQHEEVELELVRHNSPTAGLADGACDVAIVRREIDGRRFGSVIVGLEDRLVAFAADDPQWAGRRRLTMAEIADRTVVIDLRSGTTSEELWQHAAKMPRFTETTDVDAWLDVIAAGRGVGTTAEATAHHHPRPGVSYRRITDGPRIPVRLAWWRDERPPGLADLIDAVTRLYADSGK
- the pdxS gene encoding pyridoxal 5'-phosphate synthase lyase subunit PdxS, which translates into the protein MTNVTETGTARVKRGMAEMLKGGVIMDVVTPDQAKIAEDAGAVAVMALERVPADIRAQGGVSRMSDPDMIDGIIEAVSIPVMAKARIGHFVEAQVLQSLGVDYIDESEVLTPADYANHIDKWEFTVPFVCGATNLGEALRRITEGAAMIRSKGEAGTGDVSNATTHMRQIRQEIRRLQNLPEDELYVAAKELQAPYELVKEVAAAGKLPVVLFTAGGIATPADAAMMMQLGAEGVFVGSGIFKSGNPAQRAEAIVKATTFYDDPDVIAKVSRGLGEAMVGINVEDIAQPHRLAERGW
- a CDS encoding glycosyltransferase family 4 protein; the protein is MVSPYAFDVPGGVQFHVRDLAEHLLSRGHDVRVLAPSDENDDLPPYVDSAGRAVPVPYNGSVARLLFGPVTAARVNRWIDRGGFDVLHVHEPFSPSLSMLAMMAADGAVVGTFHSSTMRSRALLTIMPLLEPQLEKLSGRIAVSREALRTIHRHEGAADAVIIPNGVYVDRFASAPLTPHWQGSPERPTLAFLGRLEEPRKGLAVLLDAMPHLLDAVPGLRLFVAGPGDPREALRGMSDRVRAATEFLGLVSEQDKSSLLRSVDAYVAPNTGAESFGIILVEAMSAGVPVVASDLPSFADVLDQGRAGALFRTADPASLAQTVLGLLAEPGRRSALAAAGAIRARDYDWSRVSSDVMDVYETCRAANPGAVQTISASRGRRVMRGRS
- a CDS encoding phosphatidylinositol mannoside acyltransferase yields the protein MTLRERAEGFAYRAAWRLVCRMPERLAYGAFDQVAHLMYRRGGRSVEQLRTNYATVRPELSVAELDQLVLEGLSSYLRYWCDAFRLPRETPDTLVERIRLTGHSAEAQAVLDRGEPLILFLGHLGNWDHCGAWATHHFAPVTTVAERLKPESVFDAFVEFRESLGMRILPLTGGDNVYPQLRQAISAGGFVPLLADRDLSRTGVEVDLCGHRSRAAIGPALLSMQTGAALFPLAVTYEPIPGRAAHRVVARFGPRVTASGVGSVRAQVGEMTQQCMDSLGETIRERTQDWHMMQRVFLTGSDSSRVAQ
- the pgsA gene encoding phosphatidylinositol phosphate synthase, which gives rise to MLNRYARAAITKFFAPLAKLLLRLGISPDIVTIVGTLGVCVGALAFYPRGEFFWGTVVITVFIFSDTLDGNMARMSGRSSVWGAYLDSTLDRVADAAIFGALVLWYAGDGDNLVMAGLALACLILGMVVSYSKARAEGLGMTANVGIAERSERLVAVLVFTGLVGIPWLHLPTAVLGVVLGLLAVASFVTVLQRMLTVRAQALGGAGELPK
- a CDS encoding HIT family protein, translated to MPQQMDPGAARRTPEGGVEPESDFARVPDGFERLWTPHRMAYIEADKPEHDDNGACPFCAAQGKTDEEALIVHRGSTCFVILNLFPYNPGHLLICPNRHIPAYLDLTEEETAEFTALTKQTIRALKAASAPHGFNLGMNQGEVAGAGVAAHLHQHVVPRWAGDSNFLPIVGQTKALPVLLEDTRARLAEAWPQD
- a CDS encoding nitroreductase family deazaflavin-dependent oxidoreductase yields the protein MPLQGEYAEEKTGWVKDQLATIDETGTTESVGIKGMAVVVFTMRGAKSGKLRRVPLMRVEHDGVYAAVASKGGAPEHPAWYHNIKTNPQVEVQDGTSTHDGVARQISGAEREEWWERAVAAYPPYAEYQTKTDRLIPVFLIEPA
- a CDS encoding GNAT family N-acetyltransferase, producing the protein MSDELDDVRIERATAQDALVLAGMTLRWDLEGGAPNRKGFLDEFASAWIEQGEARPAWIARRSTGDPVGFVLGILATSLPSLRRPTGGWMHISGFYVVPELRGHGLGERLMREVVDWAKGRGLYRLQLNATDQARSFYRRAGFGSPQDTLMQLVLTDRLPTS
- a CDS encoding amidohydrolase family protein, with product MIIDCHGHYTTVPAAHTQWRLDQLSALQAGASAPPYPVISDDQIRASVEDNQLRLAQERGADLTIFSPRASAMAHHQGDLPANIAWARACNDLIARVAGLFPGSFAAACQLPQSPGQPLDAAIAELDRCVAQGFIGCNLNPDPSGGRFTAPPLTDRYWYPLFERLCELDVPAMVHVSASCNPAFHATGGYYLAADTTVFMQLLQGDLFADFPSLRLIIPHGGGAVPFHWGRYRGLADMLGKPALEEHLMRNVFFDTCVYHQPGIDLMFTVLDPANILFGSEMIGAVRGIDPSTGHYFDDTKRYVDAAPVTDAVRQQVFSENATRVYPRLIRMDTV
- a CDS encoding DUF1932 domain-containing protein is translated as MGHAQRVAVIGLGEVGRVMVEDLRGTGDVDCAAWDVAFADEMSTASRNARDLGLPPASSAPAAVAGADLVICAVTAARSVEAARAASVGIAPGAWFVDVNSSSPGHKQQSAESIDRAGGRYVEAGLMSPIEPHRIASSFLLGGPHAAEFAADADRWGFSRVRVVSDRVGRAAATKLCRSVVVKGLEALFTESLLAARQYGVERDVLASLSNILPDADWEQIAAYFVARSVQHGVRRAEEMEEAATTVRDVGVEPWMAGATVHRQRWAAAHGNLLPGEPDLVALIDAFQLAPADREIA
- a CDS encoding GntR family transcriptional regulator → MAAATRKLRSGQEAKQLVVQGLRDAILAGDMAPGQRLVESELMETFGATRGSVRSAIDDLAAEGLVERIPNRGARVRRVSLEEAIAILECRAVLEGLLASRAATRATDAQIAQLVELGERMTEAVRGGDVGSYSRLNSQLHETVSELGEQQVATGLIGRLRAQIVRHQFRLSMRPGRPQVSIKEHLAIIRAIEKRDPEAADRAARAHVHSVIDALVEIDREASSNVSA
- a CDS encoding PIN domain-containing protein, giving the protein MIALDAGVLIALFDANDAHHAAAEEMFAINPSEPMTIGPINQAEVLARAARENRDQQMLADLRALGITTTALPDDAATRLARLRANTRSRMPHCCVLLTAEQMSARVATFDEGLKESARSIGLALA